From the genome of Paracidovorax avenae:
GATCGAAACCGACAAGGTGGTCCTCGAAGTGCCCGCGCCGGCGGCCGGCGTGCTGGCCGAGATCGTCCAGGGCGACGGCGCGACCGTCGTGGCCGACCAGGTCATCGCGAAGATCGACACCGAAGGCAAGGCGGGTGCCGCCGCTGCGCCCGCGCAGTCGGCTCCGACCGCTGCCGCCCAGGCGCCCGCCGTGGCCGCCGCCGCGGCCGACGCTGCCCCCGCAGGCGGCTCGAAGGGCGACGTGGCCATGCCCGCCGCCGCCAAGCTGCTGGCCGACAACAACCTGTCCGTCTCTGCCGTGTCCGGCACCGGCAAGGACGGCCGCGTGACCAAGGGCGACGTGCTGGCCGCCGTGGCCGGTGGCGCCGCCGCCAAGCCCGCTGCCGCCCCGAGCGCCATCCCCACGGGCGTGCCCACCAAGGCGCTGCCCCAGGTGGCATCGCCCGCCGCGCCGAACCTGGGCGACCGCCCCGAGCAGCGCGTGCCCATGAGCCGCCTGCGCGCCCGCATCGCCGAGCGCCTGCTGCAGTCGCAGTCCACCAACGCCATCCTGACCACCTTCAACGAGGTGAACATGGCCCCGGTGATGGAACTGCGCAAGAAGTTCCAGGACAGCTTCACCAAGGAGCACGGCACCAAGCTGGGCTTCATGAGCTTCTTCGTGAAGGCGGCCGTGCACGCACTCAAGAAGTTCCCGGTGCTGAACGCCTCGGTGGACGGCAACGACATCGTCTACCACGGCTACTTCGACATCGGCATCGCCGTCGGCTCGCCCCGCGGCCTGGTGGTGCCGATCCTGCGCAACGCCGACCAGATGAGCTTCGCCGACATCGAGAAGAAGATTGCCGAGTTCGGCAAGAAGGCCCAGGAAGGCAAGCTCGGCATCGAGGAGATGACGGGCGGCACGTTCTCGATCTCCAACGGCGGCACCTTCGGCTCGATGCTGTCCACCCCCATCATCAACCCGCCCCAGTCGGCCATCCTGGGCGTGCACGCCACCAAGGACCGCGCCGTGGTGGAAAACGGCCAGATCGTGGTGCGCCCGATGAACTACCTGGCCATGTCGTACGACCACCGCATCATCGACGGCCGCGAAGCCGTGCTGGGTCTGGTGGCGATGAAGGATGCGCTGGAAGATCCGGCCCGCCTGCTCTTCGATATTTGATGGACCAACCCCCTGAGGCGCTTTGCGCCTTCCCCCTTCTCTCGGATTGCTGCGCAATCCGGGAAGGGGGACACCGCCAGCGCTGCGGGGCGGCCCTTGCGCGGCGGTTGCTGGCCTGGGCCCCGCGCATGGCGCGGGCAGGGGTGTTGCACAGCGCCGTGAATACCGAAATCCATTGACAGACCCACATGCACGGTTGGCCTCGGGTCAGCCGGCGGTGGGTCTTTCTCCAACTGACACAGTGAGAACGACATGAGCAAACAATTCGACGTCATCGTCATCGGCGGCGGCCCCGGCGGCTACATCGCCGCCATCCGCGCGGCCCAGCTGGGCTTCAACGTGGCCTGCATCGACGAGTGGAAGAATGAGAAGGGCGGCCCCGCGCCCGGCGGCACCTGCACGAATGTGGGCTGCATCCCCTCCAAGGCGCTGCTGCAGTCCTCGGAGCATTTCGAGCATGCCACCAAGCATTTCGCCGAGCACGGCATCACGGCCACCGACGTGAAGATCGACGTGGCCAAGATGATCGGCCGCAAGGACGCCGTCGTGAAGCAGAACAACGACGGCATCCTGTACCTGTTCAAGAAGAACAAGGTCAGCTTCTTCCATGGCCGCGGCTCCTTCGTGAAGGCAGCCGAGGGCGGCTACGAGATCCAGGTGGCCGGCGCTGCGCAGGAAACCCTGGTGGGCAAGCAGATCATCGTGGCCACGGGCTCCAACCCCCGCGCGCTGCCCGGCGTGCCCTTCGACGAAGAGAAGGTGCTCTCCAACGACGGCGCGCTGCGCATCGGTGCCACGCCGAAGAAGCTGGGCCTGATCGGCGCCGGCGTGATCGGTCTGGAGATGGGCTCCGTGTGGCGCCGCGTGGGTGCCGACGTGACGGTCCTCGAAGGCCTGCCCACGTTCCTGGGCGCGGTCGATGAGCAGATCGCCAAGGAAGCCAAGAAGGCCTTCGACAAGCAGGGCCTGAAGGTCGAGCTGGGCGTGAAGATCGGCGAAGTGAAGACGGGCGGCGAGGGCGTCACGGTGGCCTACACCGATGCCAAGGGCGAGGCCCGCGAACTGGCGGTGGACAAGCTCATCGTCTCCATCGGCCGCGTGCCCAACACCATCGGCCTGAATCCCGAAGCCGTGGGCCTGCAGCTCGACGAGCGCGGCGCCATCGTGGTCGATGCCGACTGCAAGACCAACCTGCCCGGCGTGTGGGCGGTGGGCGACGTGGTGCGTGGCCCGATGCTGGCGCACAAGGCCGAGGAAGAGGGCGTGGCGGTGGCCGAGCGCATCGCGGGCCAGCACGGCCACGTGAACTTCAACACCATCCCCTGGGTCATCTACACCAGCCCCGAGATCGCCTGGGTGGGCCGCACGGAGCAGCAGCTCAAGGCCGATGGCGTGCAGTACAAGGCCGGCACCTTCCCCTTCCTGGCGAACGGCCGCGCCCGCGCGCTGGGCGACACGACCGGCATGGTCAAATTCCTGGCCGATGCCACGACGGACGAGATCCTGGGCGTGCACATCGTGGGCCCGATGGCCAGCGAGCTGATCTCCGAGGCCGTGGTGGCCATGGAGTTCAAGGCCAGCGCCGAAGACATCGCGCGCATCTGCCACGCCCATCCCTCGCTGTCCGAGGCGACCAAGGAAGCGGCACTGGCCGTGGACAAGCGCACGCTCAACTTCTGACCGTGCGCCGATCGGGAGCGCGCCGCGCTTCCCCGGGCTGCCGGCGCGCACACCCGTGTGCCGGCAGCCGTTGTTTTTTCGTGTGGATGCGTGGTCGATGATTGCGCGGGAGAGACGTCCGTGAACGTGAAGCAGGCGTATGAGGCCGAGCTGGCCGCCAAGGGGTTCCGCAGCGACCCGGCCCAGCTGAGGGCGGTCGAGGCGCTGCAGCGCTGCGCGGACGACTGGGCGGCGTACAAGGAAAAGCGCTCCAACGCCCTGAAGAAGCTCATCCACCGCCCCGACGTGCCGCGCGGCGTGTACATGTACGGGGGCGTGGGCCGCGGCAAGAGCTTCCTGATGGACTGCTTCTTCAACGCCGTACCCATCCGCCGCAAGGTGCGCCTGCATTTCCATGAGTTCATGCGCGAGGTGCACCGCGAACTGGCAGGCCTGCAGGGCACCGTGAACCCGCTGGACGTGCTGGGCGAGCGCATCGCCAAGCGCTACAAGCTCATCTGCTTCGACGAATTCCATGTGGCGGACATCACGGACGCCATGATCCTGCACCGCCTGCTGGCGGCGCTGTTCGACAACGGCGTGGGCTTCGTCACCACGTCCAACTTCAAGCCCGACGACCTGTACCCGGGTGGCCTGCACCGCGACCGCATCCTTCCGGCCATCGACCTGCTCAACGAAAAGCTGGAGGTGGTGAACGTGGACAACGGCACCGACTATCGGCGCCGCACGCTGGAGCAGGTCCGGCTCTACCACTGCCCGCTGGGCCCGCAGGCCGAGGCCGAGATGGAGGCCGCCTTCGACCAGCTCGCCGAAAGCCGCGACGAGGATCCGGTGCTGCACATCGAGGCGCGCGAGATCCGCGCGCGCCGCAAGGCCGGCGGCGTGGTGTGGTTCGATTTCGACGTGCTGTGCGGCGGCCCGCGCTCGCAGAACGACTACCTGGAAATCGCGTCGCAGTTCCATACCGTGCTGCTGTCCAATGTGCCCTACATGCCCGTGGCGATGGCATCCCCGGCCCGGCGCTTCACCTGGCTGGTGGACGTGCTCTACGACCGGCGCGTCAAGCTCATCCTGTCGGCCGCCGTGCCGCCCGAACAGCTCTACACCGAAGGGCCGCTCGCGCACGAGTTTCCCCGCACCGTGTCACGCCTCAATGAAATGCAGTCCAAGGAATTCCTGGCGCTCGAGCGCCGGGTGGTGGACACGGGGCTGACCTGAAGTCGCCCGCAAAGGATTTCCGCATGCCGAACGCTCTCCCTTCTTCATTCCTCCGCCCCCTCGCCCTGGCAGTGGCCTGGGCTTTGCTGGCCGTGGCCGGTCCCGCGGTGGCCGCAACTGCCCAGGACGATGCCGAACAGGCCCGGTCCGCGTTCGAGGCGGCGCAAACGGCCAGGACCGCGGAGCGCAAGCGCATCCAGCAGGAGCGTTCCGCGCTCGAGGCGCGCAAGACGAAGGAGGAGGCGGTCTGCTACCAGCGCTTCTCCGTGGAGTCCTGCCTGGAGGCGGTGCGCTCCCAGGTGCGCGATGCGGAGGCGGTGCTGCGCAAGCGCGAGGTGGAACTGAACAATGCCGAGCGGCGTGAGAAGGCCGCCCTGCGGATGCAGTCCATCGAGCAGAAGCAGGCCGAGCAGCGGCAGAAGATCGAAAGCGGGGAACGTCCGGCGCCCATGCGCGCCGAGTCGCGCTCCCAGAACCAGGCCGAGGACCGCGCACGGCGCGAGGAGGAAGCGCGTACCCGTGCGGCGCAGCAGCGGGCACGCGAGGAATCCCACCGCACTACCGAGGCCGAGCGCGCCGCCTCGCAGCCGGCACGCTCCGCCGAGGCGCGGGCGCGCTATGAGGCCAAGCAGCAGGCCGCACGGGAGCGACGGGAAAAGCGCGAGCGCGCCAATGCTGAAGCGGCGGCCTCGGGCCGCAAACCGGCGGCTCCCCTGCCGGAGCCGGCCGATCCCGCTCCCCCGCCGGCGCCGGCCGGTTCCGCGCCGGCCCGCTGACCGGGCGGACGGGCCGCATTCCCGGCTGCCGGCATGCGCCCGGTCCAGCTCAGCGCTGGGCGGGCGGTGGCCGCACGCCTCCCGATGCGGCGGCCTCCACGAGCGCCTCGATCTTCACGATGGCGAGCGACAGGTTGTCGCCGCCTCCGCGTGCGCGGCTGCGTGCCTTTTCGATGAGGAATTCCGTCGCTTCGCGCGGGGTGAGCGAATCCACGACGGAGCCGAGTTCCGCGGGCGAGAAGTAATGCCACACCCCGTCGCTGCAGGCCATCAGCGTGTCGCCGGGCACCAGTTGCGCGATGGTGTGGATGGCCACGGGCGGGTCGCTCTCGGTGCCCAGGCACCCCACCAGGATGTTGGAGTGCGGATGGGTATTGGCCTCGGCCTCGGTGATCTCGCCGCGGTCCACCAGCGCCTGGACGTAGGAGTGGTCGCTGGTGCGGTGGATGAGCTGGGAGCCCCGGAAGTGGTAGATGCGCGAGTCGCCCGCATGTGCCCAGTAGCAGTCGCCGCGGGGATGGATGAGGAAGGCCGCCACAGTGCTGTGGGGCTCCTGCTCCGCGGAAATGGCCGTCAGGCGGATCACGATGTGCGCTTCTTCCACCATGTGCCGGAGCATGGCGACCGGATCGTCGCTGTCCGGCGCATAGCGTTCGAAGAGCTGGCGCGCGGTCATCATGACCTGGTCGGAGGCCTTGCGCCCCCCGCTGCGGCCGCCCATGCCGTCGGCCACCACGCCGAGCACGCAGCCGTTGTGCCGGGGATGTGCGATCAGCGCCACCTGGTCCTGCTGGTAGTCGCGGTCGCCTTTGTGGATACCGGTCGACGCAGTGAGACGAAACGGTTTGGTCATGGCGGTATCGGAAGGGGCGGGAAAAAGGCGGCGGTGGGCCGGGGAGCGGGCCGGGAGCCCTATTATCGAGGGATGGACCGCGTTTTCTGTGAACTGTCTCGCGCCTGCGGCGTCCCGCGGAGCCGCGGTTGAGCGCCGGGGCGGAACACCCCGGCACGCTCCTGCAGGCGGTGTCGGCCGCTTTCGCGGAAGACGGGCCGCTGGCGATCGCGCAGGCGCGCTTCCAGCCGCGGGCGGGGCAGGCCGCGATGGCCGCGGCCGTCGCGGAAACCATCGACCGGGGCGGGGCGCTCGTCGTGGAGGCCGGCACGGGTGTCGGGAAGACCTTCGCCTACCTGGTGCCCGCGCTGCTCAGCGGGGAGCGCGTGCTGATCTCCACCGCCACCAAGGCGCTGCAGGACCAGCTCCACAGCCGCGATCTGCCCCGGCTGCTGCAGGCGCTGGCGTTGCCCGCGCGCACGGCCCTGCTCAAGGGGCGCGGCAGCTATCTGTGCCTGCACCGGCTGGACATCGCGCGGCAGCATCCTTCGGCGGCCGACCCGGCCGTCGCCCGCGTGCTCGCACGGGCGGAAGTGTGGGCCCATGCCACCGCCGCGGGCGATCTCGCGGAACTGCCGGGCTGGGACGAACGGTCGGCCGCGACGCCGCTGTTCACCTCCACGCGCGACAACTGCCTGGGCTCGTCCTGCCCGCGCTTTCGCGAATGCCATGTGTACCAGGCCCGGCGCGAGGCGATGGCGGCCGACGTGGTGGTCATCAACCACCATCTCTTCTTCGCGGACCACGCCATTCGCGGATCGGGCGTGGCGGAACTGCTGCCCAGCGTGCGCGTGGTGGTGTTCGACGAGGCCCACCAGCTCAACGAGACGGGCGTGCAGTTCATGGGCACGCAGATGGGTTCCTCGCACTGGCTGGATCTCGCGCGCGACGTGCTGGCTGCGGGGCTGCAGTTCGCGCGGGGCCTGGCGGACTGGCAGGGCGCCGCCGCCGCGCTGGAGCGGGCCGCGCGCGACTGGCGCATGGCCGCGGGAGCGCGTGCGCCGGGAACGCGCCTGCGCTGGTCGGGGCCCGTGCCCGACGGCGTGGAGCGTGCGGCCTGGGATGACGCCCTCGGCCGGTTGTCGGCCACGGCGCGCGAGGCGCTGGCGGCGCTCGACACGGTCAGCGAGATCGCACCCGACTTCGTGCGGCTGCATGAACGCTGCGTGGAACTGATGGAGCGGCTCGCCCTGTTCCTGGACCCGGCCCCGCCGGATGCGGTGCGCTGGGTGGAGGTCGGGCAGCACCAGGTGCGCGCCTGTCTGGTGCCCCTGGACATCGCGCAGCCGCTGCGCAGGTTGTGGTTTCCGCACGAGGGGGCCGCGGAGCCGTCCGCCGATGCCGGCAAGGACGCCGGCCCCGGCGCGCCGGACGACCTGCCCTGGAGCGATGAGGGCGGCGCCCCCGATCCGTG
Proteins encoded in this window:
- the odhB gene encoding 2-oxoglutarate dehydrogenase complex dihydrolipoyllysine-residue succinyltransferase yields the protein MAIVEVKVPQLSESVAEATMLTWKKKAGEAVAIDEILIEIETDKVVLEVPAPAAGVLAEIVQGDGATVVADQVIAKIDTEGKAGAAAAPAQSAPTAAAQAPAVAAAAADAAPAGGSKGDVAMPAAAKLLADNNLSVSAVSGTGKDGRVTKGDVLAAVAGGAAAKPAAAPSAIPTGVPTKALPQVASPAAPNLGDRPEQRVPMSRLRARIAERLLQSQSTNAILTTFNEVNMAPVMELRKKFQDSFTKEHGTKLGFMSFFVKAAVHALKKFPVLNASVDGNDIVYHGYFDIGIAVGSPRGLVVPILRNADQMSFADIEKKIAEFGKKAQEGKLGIEEMTGGTFSISNGGTFGSMLSTPIINPPQSAILGVHATKDRAVVENGQIVVRPMNYLAMSYDHRIIDGREAVLGLVAMKDALEDPARLLFDI
- the lpdA gene encoding dihydrolipoyl dehydrogenase, coding for MSKQFDVIVIGGGPGGYIAAIRAAQLGFNVACIDEWKNEKGGPAPGGTCTNVGCIPSKALLQSSEHFEHATKHFAEHGITATDVKIDVAKMIGRKDAVVKQNNDGILYLFKKNKVSFFHGRGSFVKAAEGGYEIQVAGAAQETLVGKQIIVATGSNPRALPGVPFDEEKVLSNDGALRIGATPKKLGLIGAGVIGLEMGSVWRRVGADVTVLEGLPTFLGAVDEQIAKEAKKAFDKQGLKVELGVKIGEVKTGGEGVTVAYTDAKGEARELAVDKLIVSIGRVPNTIGLNPEAVGLQLDERGAIVVDADCKTNLPGVWAVGDVVRGPMLAHKAEEEGVAVAERIAGQHGHVNFNTIPWVIYTSPEIAWVGRTEQQLKADGVQYKAGTFPFLANGRARALGDTTGMVKFLADATTDEILGVHIVGPMASELISEAVVAMEFKASAEDIARICHAHPSLSEATKEAALAVDKRTLNF
- the zapE gene encoding cell division protein ZapE, with amino-acid sequence MNVKQAYEAELAAKGFRSDPAQLRAVEALQRCADDWAAYKEKRSNALKKLIHRPDVPRGVYMYGGVGRGKSFLMDCFFNAVPIRRKVRLHFHEFMREVHRELAGLQGTVNPLDVLGERIAKRYKLICFDEFHVADITDAMILHRLLAALFDNGVGFVTTSNFKPDDLYPGGLHRDRILPAIDLLNEKLEVVNVDNGTDYRRRTLEQVRLYHCPLGPQAEAEMEAAFDQLAESRDEDPVLHIEAREIRARRKAGGVVWFDFDVLCGGPRSQNDYLEIASQFHTVLLSNVPYMPVAMASPARRFTWLVDVLYDRRVKLILSAAVPPEQLYTEGPLAHEFPRTVSRLNEMQSKEFLALERRVVDTGLT
- a CDS encoding PP2C family serine/threonine-protein phosphatase translates to MTKPFRLTASTGIHKGDRDYQQDQVALIAHPRHNGCVLGVVADGMGGRSGGRKASDQVMMTARQLFERYAPDSDDPVAMLRHMVEEAHIVIRLTAISAEQEPHSTVAAFLIHPRGDCYWAHAGDSRIYHFRGSQLIHRTSDHSYVQALVDRGEITEAEANTHPHSNILVGCLGTESDPPVAIHTIAQLVPGDTLMACSDGVWHYFSPAELGSVVDSLTPREATEFLIEKARSRARGGGDNLSLAIVKIEALVEAAASGGVRPPPAQR
- a CDS encoding ATP-dependent DNA helicase, whose protein sequence is MSAGAEHPGTLLQAVSAAFAEDGPLAIAQARFQPRAGQAAMAAAVAETIDRGGALVVEAGTGVGKTFAYLVPALLSGERVLISTATKALQDQLHSRDLPRLLQALALPARTALLKGRGSYLCLHRLDIARQHPSAADPAVARVLARAEVWAHATAAGDLAELPGWDERSAATPLFTSTRDNCLGSSCPRFRECHVYQARREAMAADVVVINHHLFFADHAIRGSGVAELLPSVRVVVFDEAHQLNETGVQFMGTQMGSSHWLDLARDVLAAGLQFARGLADWQGAAAALERAARDWRMAAGARAPGTRLRWSGPVPDGVERAAWDDALGRLSATAREALAALDTVSEIAPDFVRLHERCVELMERLALFLDPAPPDAVRWVEVGQHQVRACLVPLDIAQPLRRLWFPHEGAAEPSADAGKDAGPGAPDDLPWSDEGGAPDPWAAPGPGSPLPAPGAAAQPGAGSGEWGGRPRAWVFTSATLGDDASLKWFTAACGLEGARVLQVPSPFDYAAQAALYVPRQLPSPSDPGHGAAVARWAGDAARVLGGRTLVLTTTLKALRTIGDALRERFPEGSGIEVLVQGDWPKRRLMERFREADAGGDRPGCVLVASASFWEGFDVPGDALQLVVIDKLPFPPPGDPVVEARSQRLEQEGKSAFRHFALPDAAIALKQGAGRLIRNEQDRGLLAVADARLVTMGYGKRLLAALPPMRRIQDEAEWDEALRGLAAVTRPSTTALPSP